One genomic region from Lonchura striata isolate bLonStr1 chromosome 23, bLonStr1.mat, whole genome shotgun sequence encodes:
- the LOC110470410 gene encoding T-cell surface glycoprotein CD3 gamma chain, whose product MPGGKALSAWALLASLAAASCGVRGQIYVKEFSGKVFLECVRDQGSKNMTWWRDGSTVGHEAQLDLSGVYDDPRGLYVCETGSKRSSLQVHYRMCQNCIEVDAPTVSGIVIADVVATLFLAVAVYCITGHNRGHTSRASDRQNLIANELYQPLGERDDEQYSRLAPARARK is encoded by the exons ATGCCGGGGGGAAAGGCCCTGAGCGCCTGGGCGCTGCTGGCCAGCCTGGCCGCGGCCAGCTGCGGCGTCCGAG ggcagaTCTATGTGAAGGAATTCAGCGGGAAggtgttcctggaatgtgtgCGAGATCAGGGCAGCAAGAACATGACCTGGTGGAGAGATGGGAGCACTGTTGGACACGAGGCACAGCTGGACCTGAGCGGGGTTTATGACGACCCCAGGGGCCTCTACGTGTGTGAAACAGGAAGCAAAAGGAGCAGCCTCCAGGTGCACTATCGCA TGTGCCAGAACTGCATCGAGGTGGACGCTCCCACCGTCTCGGGCATCGTCATCGCGGACGTGGTGGCCACGCTGTTCCTGGCAGTGGCCGTGTACTGCATCACTGGCCACAACAGGGGCCACACCTCACGAG CTTCTGACAGGCAGAACCTGATCGCCAATGAGCTCTACCAG cccctgggggaGCGGGATGATGAGCAGTACAGCCGGCTGGCTCCCGCCCGTGCCCGCAAGTGA
- the CD3E gene encoding T-cell surface glycoprotein CD3 epsilon chain, translated as MRLEQCLPLLGLLLCAGGTTAQEDEEQEREFLVEISGTTVTITCPLEHESIRWELAGKVQDTTERKLILKDHDSAPANLSCGEGTGKRQLYLNARVCATCEELDALTVAGIITADLLITLGVLILVYYFSKSRKGRASAGGDSRPRGQKTQRPPPVPNPDYEPIRKGQRELYAGLGPRGI; from the exons atgaggctggagcagtgcctgcccctcctggggctcctgctgtgTGCAG GTGGCACCACAGCTCAGGAGG atgAAGAACAGGAGA GGGAGTTCCTGGTGGAGATTTCTGGCACCACGGTGACCATCACGTGTCCCTTGGAGCACGAGTCCATCCGCTGGGAGCTGGCCGGGAAAGTGCAGGACACCACGGAGAGGAAGCTCATTCTGAAGGACCACGACAGCGCTCCTGCCAACCTCAGCTGCGGGGAGGGCACTGGGAAGCGCCAGCTGTACCTGAATGCCAGGG TGTGTGCCACCTGCGAGGAGCTGGACGCCCTGACCGTGGCAGGGATCATCACTGCAGACCTCCTCATCACCCTGGGGGTGCTGATCCTGGTCTACTACTtcagcaagagcaggaagggacgAGCCAGCGCCGGTGGGGACAGTCGGCCACGAG GTCAGAAGACGCAGCGTCCTCCCCCCGTCCCCAACCCGGACTATGAG CCCATCCGGAAGGGCCAGCGGGAGCTGTACGCGGGCCTGGGACCCCGGGGCATCTGA
- the LOC110470448 gene encoding myelin protein zero-like protein 2, which translates to MRGRAWLGAALVLGAQLPALWLAAAVEVHTAKEVVAVNGTNQRLKCTFSSSSPVSQQLSVSWNFQPEDLSAHEPVFYYLKEPYEPPAGRFKDRVTWDGNIERNDVSIVLWNLKPSDNGTFTCQVTNWPDVYGTIGEVRLRVVQKVSFSEIHFLAVAIGSASVLMIIVVTAMIICRQRRRKARDRRLEAANAESKEKESLKVGEEKESIPLED; encoded by the exons ATGCGCGGCCGCGCCTGGCTGGGCGCTGCGCTCGTCCTCGGGGCGCAGCTCCCAG CGCTGTGGCTGGCGGCAGCAGTGGAGGTTCACACTGCCAAGGAGGTGGTGGCCGTGAACGGGACCAACCAGCGGCTGAAATGCaccttctccagcagcagccccgtcaGCCAGCAGCTCTCCGTGAGCTGGAACTTCCAGCCCGAGGACCTGAGCGCTCACGAGCCG GTATTTTACTACCTGAAGGAGCCCTACGAGCCCCCTGCGGGAAGGTTTAAAGACCGAGTGACCTGGGATGGGAACATCGAGCGGAACGATGTTTCCATCGTCCTCTGGAACCTGAAGCCCAGCGACAACGGGACCTTCACCTGCCAGGTGACAAACTGGCCAGACGTCTATGGCACCATCGGGGAGGTGCGACTCCGGGTTGTGCAGAAAG TGAGCTTCTCAGAAATCCATTTCCTGGCCGTGGCCATCGGCTCTGCCTCCGTGCTGATGATCATCGTGGTGACAGCCATGATCATCTGCCGGCAGCGCCGCAGGAAGGCGCGGGACAGGAGGCTGGAGGCGGCCAACGCTGAGAG TAAAGAAAAGGAGAGCCTGAAGgtgggggaagaaaaggaatCCATTCCATTGGAAGATTAA
- the MPZL3 gene encoding myelin protein zero-like protein 3, which produces MRRPGAARAGGRLLLLLLPRGALLLLGVCNALSLEIKASAKVRAFVGEQVLLKCSFKSSSPITESLLVDWTYRPLAGGQMETIFHYQSIPHPTTVGTFKDRISWVGNIANGDASIAIQSPRLSDNGTFICSVKNPPDVYHNIPQTVLVVTERGLAFQLSSAALLAILVFLPSALVVIVLLVRMRRKFRVLKEKGKCGYKKSSIEVSDEPEHSDTAGCGGKLKQCCLNCVDTDEEDPY; this is translated from the exons atgcggcgcCCAGGGGCGGCGAGGGCCGGcggccgcctcctcctcctcctcctcccgcggggggctctgctgctgctcg GTGTCTGCAATGCTCTTTCCCTGGAAATTAAAGCCAGTGCTAAAGTCCGAGCTTTTGTGGGCGAGCAAGTGCTGCTGAAATGCTCCTTCAAGTCCAGCTCCCCCATCACCGAGAGCCTGCTGGTGGACTGGACCTACCGGCCCCTCGCTGGGGGCCAGATGGAGACG ATTTTTCATTATCAGTCCATCCCACACCCCACAACAGTGGGGACGTTCAAGGACAGGATATCCTGGGTTGGGAACATCGCTAATGGTGACGCTTCCATCGCCATCCAAAGCCCCAGGCTCAGTGACAATGGGACGTTCATCTGCAGCGTGAAGAACCCTCCAGATGTTTACCACAACATTCCCCAGACCGTGCTGGTGGTTACAGAGCGGG GCCTGGCCTTccagctgagctcagcagctctgctggccatCCTGGTGTTCCTCCCTTCTGCCCTCGTGGTCATTGTGCTGctggtgaggatgaggaggaaatTCCGGGTgctgaaggagaaaggaaaatgtggcTACAAGAAATCCTCCATCGAAGTGTCTGATGA gccaGAGCACTCAGACACAGCTGGCTGCGGGGGCAAACTCAAGCAGTGCTGCCTGAACTGCGTG GACACGGATGAGGAAGATCCCTACTGA